Proteins co-encoded in one Streptomyces diastaticus subsp. diastaticus genomic window:
- a CDS encoding MDR family MFS transporter, with product MSAHSAAPQQAAAPMDQRHIMRAFSGLLVVLFVAMISSTVVSVALPQIIGSLNGTQSQYTWVVTATLLASTASTPIWGKLADLFSKKLLLQIAIGLFVVASLACGFAQNTGQLIGFRVIQGLGMGALQVLVQVIIAAMISPKERGRYNGYLGGVMAVATVGGPLLGGFITDTSWLGWRWCFFIAVPFTLIALVMLARTLHLDEIKRPDTKVDYLGASLIAAGVSLLLLWVTFVGNNFDWVSWQTLAMVAGSVLLLGAAVAVESKVPEPIVPLHVVRRRDPALAIVASLAVGMAMFGGAVFLGQYFQIGRGYSPTEAGLLTIPMMAGVLVSSTVAGRLVSKTGKVKPYIIAGVVLLTVGFLGLSLIDHKTSLIGVSLGMLAVGAGVGMSMQNLVLVLQNTVSLSELGAASGSITFFRSLGGTVGVSVLGAVLANQVSAKITDGLARLGVDPAAGDSGSGTLNIAAMPPQIQEVVRAAYGEATGHIFLISAGIALVGVVATLFLTPTRLRDSVDLAAEGGAGDAGDAGERVPAAAG from the coding sequence GTGAGCGCACACTCGGCCGCTCCACAGCAGGCCGCCGCCCCGATGGACCAGCGGCACATCATGCGTGCCTTCAGTGGTCTGCTGGTCGTCCTGTTCGTGGCGATGATCAGCAGCACCGTGGTCTCCGTCGCCCTGCCGCAGATCATCGGCTCGCTCAACGGAACCCAGTCGCAGTACACCTGGGTCGTCACCGCGACGCTGCTGGCCTCCACGGCGTCGACGCCCATCTGGGGCAAGCTCGCCGACCTGTTCAGCAAGAAACTGCTGCTTCAGATCGCCATCGGGCTGTTCGTCGTCGCCTCGCTGGCCTGCGGCTTCGCCCAGAACACCGGCCAGCTCATCGGTTTCCGCGTCATCCAGGGCCTCGGCATGGGTGCCCTCCAGGTCCTGGTGCAGGTGATCATCGCCGCGATGATCAGCCCCAAGGAGCGCGGCCGGTACAACGGCTACCTGGGCGGCGTCATGGCCGTCGCCACCGTCGGCGGCCCGCTGCTCGGCGGCTTCATCACCGACACCTCCTGGCTCGGCTGGCGCTGGTGCTTCTTCATCGCGGTGCCCTTCACCCTGATCGCCCTGGTGATGCTGGCCCGCACCCTGCACCTGGACGAGATCAAGCGCCCCGACACCAAGGTCGACTACCTCGGCGCCTCGCTGATCGCCGCCGGCGTCTCGCTGCTGCTGCTCTGGGTCACCTTCGTCGGCAACAACTTCGACTGGGTCTCCTGGCAGACCCTCGCCATGGTCGCGGGCAGCGTCCTGCTGCTGGGTGCCGCCGTCGCGGTCGAGTCCAAGGTCCCCGAGCCGATCGTGCCGCTGCACGTGGTGCGTCGCCGCGACCCCGCTCTCGCCATCGTCGCCTCCCTCGCGGTCGGCATGGCGATGTTCGGCGGGGCCGTCTTCCTCGGCCAGTACTTCCAGATCGGGCGCGGCTACTCGCCGACCGAGGCGGGGCTGCTCACCATCCCGATGATGGCGGGCGTGCTCGTCTCGTCCACCGTCGCCGGGCGGCTGGTCTCCAAGACCGGCAAGGTCAAGCCGTACATCATCGCCGGTGTGGTGCTGCTGACCGTCGGGTTCCTCGGGCTCTCGCTGATCGACCACAAGACCTCGCTGATCGGGGTCTCGCTCGGGATGCTCGCCGTCGGCGCCGGTGTCGGTATGTCGATGCAGAACCTGGTGCTGGTCCTCCAGAACACCGTGTCGCTCTCCGAGCTGGGCGCGGCCAGCGGTTCCATCACCTTCTTCCGGTCGCTCGGGGGGACCGTCGGGGTCTCCGTGCTCGGGGCGGTTCTCGCCAACCAGGTGTCGGCGAAGATCACCGACGGGCTGGCCAGGCTCGGGGTCGACCCGGCGGCCGGGGACTCCGGGAGCGGGACGCTCAACATCGCGGCGATGCCGCCGCAGATCCAGGAGGTCGTGCGGGCCGCCTACGGGGAGGCGACCGGGCACATCTTCCTGATCTCCGCGGGGATCGCGCTCGTCGGCGTGGTGGCCACCCTGTTCCTCACGCCTACCCGGCTGCGGGACAGTGTGGACCTTGCCGCCGAAGGCGGCGCCGGGGACGCCGGGGACGCCGGGGAGCGCGTTCCCGCTGCTGCGGGGTGA
- a CDS encoding pyridoxamine 5'-phosphate oxidase family protein: MGTHPDTDADTNSTAAAPTGHGGPVSTTLDPRYSTPGAEAVPWSAAEDLLHRSEVFWLSTVRPDGRPHVTPLLAVWQYDALHFATGAEERKARNLAQNQQVILTTGSNTLSDGLDLVLEGEVSLVGDSDRLTSLATAWSTKYGPDWTFEVADGTFQHSDGAGALVFAVRPHRAFGFTKGNPFSQTRWDFT, encoded by the coding sequence ATGGGCACGCACCCGGACACTGACGCGGACACGAACAGCACGGCGGCCGCACCCACCGGTCACGGCGGCCCGGTGTCGACGACACTCGACCCGCGCTACAGCACCCCCGGCGCCGAAGCCGTCCCGTGGTCCGCCGCCGAGGACCTGCTGCACCGGTCGGAGGTCTTCTGGCTGTCGACGGTGCGCCCGGACGGCCGCCCGCACGTCACCCCGCTCCTGGCGGTCTGGCAGTACGACGCCCTGCACTTCGCCACCGGCGCCGAGGAACGCAAGGCGCGCAACCTCGCCCAGAACCAGCAGGTCATCCTGACCACCGGCAGCAACACCCTGTCGGACGGCCTCGACCTGGTCCTGGAGGGGGAGGTCTCCCTGGTCGGCGACTCCGACCGCCTGACCTCGCTGGCCACCGCCTGGTCCACCAAGTACGGCCCCGACTGGACCTTCGAGGTGGCCGACGGCACCTTCCAGCACTCCGACGGCGCCGGCGCCCTCGTCTTCGCCGTCCGCCCACACCGAGCCTTCGGCTTCACCAAGGGCAACCCGTTCAGCCAGACCCGCTGGGACTTCACCTGA